The DNA sequence AGCCGCAGCGTCAATCAGGTATTGAAACAGCACTTCTGATATGGACCGTGGGTCCgtgtttatataaataatattgtcTCCTTGAAGACGCAAAATATGTTTGTGGACAGCTTTCTTTGATCCTCCTGATAATGCGAATTGTACGACCAATCGATTTCCAGAGCATAGCATGTAGTTGAGCAAGTAATGTGTTTGGGTTAAAGTGAATGGCTTGgttttctcctctctctaaACAAGCATTCAGACAACATTGCGCCACCACCATCTATTATAGGGcttttattatgtaatcaaaatcttattttcaaCTTTAGGTTTATATGCAAAACAATTCATTGCTACTGAGATCTATATTGGCccataaattgaatttttcatgTCCCTGTTAGGCTCCATGGAGATCGTCTTGCTGAGATGCCATTTATTGGGACTCGCGAGATCTATAGGCGTCAAGGAATGTGCCGGCGACTTTTGTCTTCAATTGAAACTGTAAGAATCATACTCACTTTTGAAGTCTGTTATGCTCATACCATCAAATAATGCTTCTCTCCGGTGTTAATGTGAATGAATGCTGCCAAAAATCACTTGAAGAAACTTCAATTTCATTGGGCACGAGCTATTCCGCACCTCCTATATTTTTGCTTTCAGGGATTCTGTAATTGTTGCTGAAATACTTGCATCAATTCTTGTCATTCTAGGAACTTGGTTCTCTCAATGTCAAGCAATTGATTATTCCTGCCATTTCGGAGCGCATGAACACATGGACTGATGTATTTGGTTTCCACGAACTTGAGGGTGCCCTTAAGAAAGAAATCAAGTCCATGAATATGTTGGTATTTCCAGGAACGGATATGCTGCAGAAACAGTTGgctaagaaagaaaaattcgATGGTAACAGTTTTCTATATTTTCTTAGGCTTATCCTTCCCTTCTATCTGCAGCTAGCAATAATtgaatgattttgttttattaactCCGATacacttttttcttctatGTTGTCCGAGCTGTgttttaactatatttttcatgtaaGTAGGCGCCATGGTATCTGAACCAACTATGAACCAGCCTCCATTGCTTTCTTTGGTTGAGAAATCTGAGGCTAGTTTGTCCGAGGATCAGAATACACGGGTGAGCAGTGACTCTGGGGGGTGCCCGACGTCCAAGAGCTGTGATGAAGTTGATGCTCTGGATTCCGAGTCTCCCATACCATCTATTCCTTCGGACTCTGTTAGTGAAAAAAAGCAGAAAGAGTCCTCTGATAATTTGAAGTGTTCTTCCATCCCTGCTGGAGATGGTAACCACTCCGACGAGGGGCACAGATCATTAGAACCTCCTTCAGATGGTGATTCTTTCCCACCACCGGTGGAGGCTGTAGAAGAAGATGCATGCAAAATTGAAGATTCTACAACTCCAACTTGCTCGGAGAAGGCTTCTGAAGATGCCACCCTGTCGAAAACTGCAAGTAATGGTTGTGCCGGATCCTTGCCTGCCTCTGTTTCTGATATTTCTGTGGAGGTTAACAATGGAGCTTCAAATGGTGATGACGAAGAAAGTGTTGTGCCATCGATTGCCCATTTGGATGTTGAAGCGTTTGATGCAAAAACTGATGGTGTAGATCCAGGTGTCGTCCAGGACACCCCTGATCACGCTGAAAGTGATAAACCCGATAGAGATGCAAGAAATGATGGTGTCAGTCCAGATGTCATTCAGGACACCCCTGACCGCGCTGAAAGTGATGCAAACACCGATGGTGTCAATCCAGGTGCCACCCTGGATGCTCCTGATAGCAATGAAAGTGATGAACTGGACACAGATGCAAAAGCTGATGGTGTCGTTGAGGACACCTCTGATGATGCACAACCTGATAGAGATGCGAAGAATGATGGTGTCAGTCCAGATGTCGTTCAGGACACCCCTGACCGGGTTGAAAGTGATGCAAAAACCAATGGTGTTGATCCACCTGTGGCCCAGGATGCTCATGATCGCGATGAAAGTGATAAACCTGAGACAGATGCAAAAGCTGATGGTGTTGTCCAGGACACCCCTGATCGTGCTGAAAGTGATCAGCCTGACGGAGATGCAAAAACTGATGGTGTCCCAGGTCCCGTCCAGGACGCTCCTGATCATGCTGAAAGTAATAAACCCACCGGAGATGCAAAGTCCGATCCAGGTGTCATCGAGGACACTCCTGATcgagatgaaaaaacagattGTGTCGATCCAGGCATTGTCGAGGACACACCTGATcgagatgaaaaaacagattGTGTCGATCCAGGCATTGTCGAGGACACTCCTGATCGGGATGAAAAAACGGATTGTGTCGATGTAGGTATTGTCGAGGACACTCCTGATTGCGCTGAAACTGATGAACACAGCTCAGAGAGCTAGATATCGGCTAAAGGATATTGCAGCAACGGAGAACCATGTCCGGTGGTTGTGCCGTTGGAGCCACTTCCGGAATAATAGACGGTTTCAGATGAGATATGAAGATGACGATTGGAGCATGAGCTTCGATTTCAGAGAGTTTTGCAACAATTTTTATCATGCCGCGGAATAATTAGATGATAATAGGGACTGAATATTGTGGCCTTAACtaattttgtgataattttagtagtattagtagGTACTCCTACAAGTGTAGTGTGTGCATATGTGTAGATGATTTTTGGGGGGAACTCATTTTTAAAGCAGCAACACCTGATTTTCTCATACCCCTTAGTTGTCCATTATAAATACAAACTTGATGagttattttgtgtttatttgagttatactatgctcatattcaagtccaaattatcatttaattttccctttccatttgaaattaaaatggcgaggtttataattatataagaagggatgtattcaaatccttttcatatcttttgtcatttttcctCTTAATTCTAgtcccacgattttgtcatctgacggttagattaatgccacgtgtcatttaataatgcacattttcattctaataatgcacagcggctaataatgcaaacattatagactaataatgcacattttcattctaataatgcacaacgtctaataatgcaacattatagactaataatgcattgatcataaccattcaaattcaaattcaaggattaagggctgagattaagaagaaAATAGGTTGCAAAGGTAAGAGGTAATAAACTACTATGAATGcgactttatatttttaaaaacgtTATACCTAAATCTATATCCGTGCAACCGTGCTCCACCAGTTGCCGACGCTCTCCGCCGTCGATTCCGGTTAAGTTTCCTCCGCCTATGGAGCTCTCAATCCCTCACCGTTCCCTCACCCATTCCAATCTCTCTCACTCGCACCCTCGTACCTCTCCAGCTCACTCCTTCCAGCGCGTTCTCCTCCCCGCACACCTTCTGCAGCGCAAGGTACACATCCTCTCCACTCACCTCCCATCGTCTTCAATGGATCCCGCGGTCACTCGCGCGTCCGAAACTAACGGCTCGCCGGCGGTTGCTTCAGCGCAAggtttatttttagtttttatgactatttttatttgtgatggCGCCGCCGCCTCTGATAATTGGTGGGAACTGCAGGGGGAAGAATTGGAGAGGTTAAGAGGGTTACGAAGGAGACTAATGTGAGTGTCAAGATTAATCTGGATGGTGACGCCGTTGCTGAAAATAATACGGGCATTCCCTTTCTCGATCACATGCTAGATGTAagtttatggagtaataattatgttcataactaaaagaaattatatttttggggCAATTTGAAGCATTTTGGTACTTTTATGCAACTGTGATTATGGAATTGTTGTTTGGTTTGGATGTTGAGggttgatttttatatttgtgtcAGCAACTTGCTTCACATGGATTATTCGATGTTCACGTGAAGGCTGTTGGGGATGTTCATATCGATGATCATCACACAAACGAAGATGTTGCCCTTGCAATTGGGACAGTAAGATTCCAAAAAACAGTTTCCAGTGTTTTAGTTGCATCATAGTTGACCTTACAACTTACAAGAGATTCTTAGACTGCGTTCTTTTGTTTCGGGTGTTGTGTATGATGTTTGCTCAAACTTTTACAATCCTCTCAGTGTTTGCCTTATCATTCCAAGTGGTTAGTTCGGAAAATCAACATTGCTCACGCTGATTTTTCATGCAGGCTATGCTGCAGGCTCTCGGTGATAGGAAAGGAATCAACCGTTTTGGGGACTTCTCGGCTCCTCTTGATGAAGCTCTTGTACATGTTTCACTGGTATGATACTGTAATGCTTCCAACTCCGAAAGCACAAACAACGGAAGTACTATAAATAGGGAGGGGTTATTCTACAAACAACACATAGACAATAAACTAGGAATCATTTCCAGCCCTTAGATCATGAAGATCTACGGTATGGTCCTGGGTTCGATCCCAAATGAggcaaaattttcaacaatgaACATAGTTGTGACTTGTACATCTATGTTGTACTGTGGTAATTGAGCACATAATTTAAGGGTTAAAATGTATAAGCAGTGTTTCGTTATTTACCAAGTCTAACAATTCTGTTTCCGTCTCAGTTGGATTATGGTATTATAGGCATTCtacaattttcatttcagaATAGTTTTGTAGGATCTATCTGGAAGGCCACATTTGGGTTATGATCTGCACATACCGACAGAAAGAGTAGGAACTTATGACACACAGGTATTCTTTGCTCTGTATGTACTTGAATTCCCCTAGCATTCCATCACTCTGTTATGCAATCTGATATTGCCTTAAACCGTTGCTTTGCACAAAATAATATGTTCTCAATGGCTTTGATTTTTTACCTGTATATTCACCTGATTcgaacatttttcttttatagcTGGTGGAGCACTTCTTTCAGTCCTTGGTTAATACTTCCGGAATGACACTACACATACGACAGGTAAACAATTCGTCCTAAGTTTTTGACTTTTGTCTAG is a window from the Salvia hispanica cultivar TCC Black 2014 chromosome 1, UniMelb_Shisp_WGS_1.0, whole genome shotgun sequence genome containing:
- the LOC125209628 gene encoding imidazoleglycerol-phosphate dehydratase 1, chloroplastic-like, coding for MELSIPHRSLTHSNLSHSHPRTSPAHSFQRVLLPAHLLQRKVHILSTHLPSSSMDPAVTRASETNGSPAVASAQGGRIGEVKRVTKETNVSVKINLDGDAVAENNTGIPFLDHMLDQLASHGLFDVHVKAVGDVHIDDHHTNEDVALAIGTAMLQALGDRKGINRFGDFSAPLDEALVHVSLDLSGRPHLGYDLHIPTERVGTYDTQLVEHFFQSLVNTSGMTLHIRQLAGKNSHHIIEATFKAFARALRQATEYDPRRRGSIPSSKGVLSRS